The DNA segment GAGGAGACATGAAAACCATGACGTGCAGACAGCTTGGCGGGGCATGCGATCAGGTGTTTCGCGCGGCCTCATTCGAGGAGGTGGCAGCATTGAGCAAGCGGCACGGGATGGAGATGTTTCGCCGACACGACGAAGCTCACCTCAAGGCGATGCAGCAGATGCGGGCACTCTTGCAGCAGCCCGAAGCGATGGGAAGGTGGCTTGAAGACATGAAAAAGGCCTTCGAGGCACTGCCCGAGGACTCGCGCGGTACGTGACAGCTCGGATGTGTTCCGGGTCTTGTCAATCGTTACGATTCGCGTCTTCGCGTCTTCAGCGAGTTCAGCGAATCCCACCCACCCTGTCTTATTGCCTTCCGGGCTGACATTCGATGTCGGTTCCGGAGACGCCTTGGCTGTCGGGCCCGAGAAAATACAGATAGGGGGCGATGACGAGCTCTGGCTGGGGATGGGCATCAGGCGGTTCGCCGGGATAATGCGCACGTCGCTCACGGGTCGCTACCGGCCCGGTATCGACGCCATTGACGCGGATGGGATGATTGCTATCGCCGTCGTATTCAGCAGCCAGGATGTCGAGCATCCCCTTTTGCCCGGCCTTGGCAATGCCGTAGGCACCCCAGTAGGCACGTTGACAGTGATGCGTGGAAAACACGATGGCCGGGTCATCCGCGCGTTCGAGCAGCGGTAGGCAGACGCGGGTAAGCAGGAAGGGTGCGTGCAGATTGACGGTCATCACCCTCAACCATAATTCGACGTCGTAGTGCTTGAAGGGCGTCAGCGCACCGACCCAACCGGCGTTGTTGACCAGGCCGTGCAGTTGGCCGAATTCGCCTTCGATGTTGTCCATCAAGTCGGCATAATCCTTGGCCGTGGCACCCTCCAGGTTCATCGGGTAAATGGCGGGCTGCGGTCCACCGGTTGCTTCGATGGCGTCGTACACGGCTTCGAGCTTCTTGACCGTTTTGCCAAGCAGGATAACGGTTGCGCCTAGTTGCGCACAGGCGAGCGAGAGGGCCTTGCCGATGCCGTCTCCTGCGCCGGTGATGAGGATGATCCGCCCGCCGAGCAGCGCGGGGCGGGGTGTGTATTGCCTGATCGCAGACTCGTCCAGGGGCATTAATGCAAACTCCTTATTATTTGTGTGGAACATTCTAACCCACTACGCACGGCACCTTCGAGTGTGGCTGGCAATCCAGTGGCGGTGTAATCGCCGGCCAGCCAGAGTCCGTTTAGGAGGGTTGCGGTCTTCGGTCTGAGGGATTCATTTGCCGGTGTGGCGAGGAAGGTTGCCGACTGTTCGCGGATGATCTGAATGTCGCTTGGCGAACCCCAGTGCGGAAAATGTCGTTGGATGTCTCTTGTGATATGGGTCGCAAGCGTCCCCCGGTCGAGCGAGGTTGCCGCTCCAGGGCCACTCAAGACGGCAGCCAGTACACCGGGTTCGTGCGCAATACTTCGGTCGAAGAGCCACGCGCCAGTGCCGTCGAGCAGGGCCTGCATGGGTGGCTCCAACCGCATCTTCGGCTCGTACTTCAGATAGGCCGTGACGATGGGCGATCTATCCAGCGCGCGGAGATCGCTCGCCGTCTGCCTTGTTTCGTTGTGATCGTCGAGCAAGCGCGCAGCTGCTGCGGGTGCTACGGCCAATATGACCTGCGCGGCGTCGATGCGCTGACCATCGCGTAGCCGAACACCCTGTATACGTCCAGCTGTGGCGGTTAATGCCGTGACGCGGGTATTGAATCGAACATCCGCGCCGAGTTGTTCGAGCCGGCGGAGCGCAGGTTCTGGAAATAGCGCGCCAAGCGGACATTTCGGGATCAACAAGCGTGAGGTGGCGGGTGTCGCAAAGGCCTCGCGCAGCGTACGTTGCAGTATTCGCGCCGAGGCAATTTCGGCGGGGAGGTTGAGGGCGGCGAGGCATAAGGGTCCCCAGAGGTGTTCGATGAGCGTTGGCGATTGACCGCGATCGAGCAGCCACTCATAGGCGGTGATATCCGGCCGCGGCTCGGCCGATAACAGACGACCCGCGCCAAGCAGAATTACCCTTTGATGCCAGTCGAGACCCGCTGCGCCGATCAACCCTTGCAGCAGATGTAGTTTGCCTGGTAACCCTCCGCCTCGGATCCGAATGGCGGGCCGGGGGGGCGTGGGGCGGAGCATCAGGTCGAGAGGACTATCGTGAAAAACCTCAGTGCGTCGTATACCCAGTTTTTCGATTAGCCCGAGGGTTTTGTGGTAGGCACCGATCAGAAGGTGTTGTCCATTGTCGCGTAGTGGTTGGCCTGGCAGGTTGCGGGCCCGACCACCGGCATGGCCTGCAGCCTCGATGAGAGTGACCGGCGATCCGGCCTCGCTCAGTGCCAGGGCGGCACTCAGACCTGCCCAGCCGGCACCGACTATGATAGTGCGCTTCACGCCACGGCCGTACCGGGCTGGCGACGGCGCTCGCGACGCGCCATGCGCCATGCGATCCATAGCTTACGCAACGGGGTCAGGCGAATACGATGTTCCAGCACGCGATATCCGTCGCGCTCGATCTCGTCGAGTAGTGTTCGATAAATGGCGGCCATGATCAGGCCGCTGCGCTGAGCCGGGCGGTCTGCCTCCGGCAGGTGTGCAAAGGCGCGCTGATAGTAACCGCGCGCGCGCTCGGCCTGGAAGGCGAATAGATCGCGTATCCGCTCGTCGGTACGTCCATGTCGTAAAGCGTCTGGCTCGACGTTGAAACGTTTCAGCTCGTCGAGTGGTATGTAGATGCGACCGCGATCCGCGTCTTCCCGTACATCGCGCAGGATGTTGGTCAACTGGAAGGCAAGGCCGAGATCGCTGGCGTAGCGCTCCGTACCGTGGTCGGTGTAGCCGAAGATGGCCGCCGCCATGAGACCGACCACGCCGGCGACGCGGTGACAGTAAAGCGAGAGTTCGGTGAAGCTGGGATAGGCATCGTATTCGAGGTCCATTTCCATGCCGGCAATGATCTCGACGAGGTGTGTCTGTGGCAAATCGAAGCTTCGGATGGGCTCGGCGAGCGCGCGGGTGACGGGGTGGCCGGGGTTGCCTGCGTAGAGGCGATCGAGTTCTTCGCGCCACCAGCTTAGCTTGGTGCGGGCGATCTCGGGTGACAGCCCATGATCCACGATGTCGTCGACCTCGCGGCAGAAGGCATAGAGGGCGGTGATGGCCCGTCTACGTTCCTCGCCTAGGAAGAGGAAGCTGTAATAAAAGCTGGAACCACTGCGCGCGGCTTTTTGTCGACAGTATTCGTCAGGGGTCATGATGATGTCTGGATTCGCCCGTTGGCCATGCTAACACAGGGCGAGAGTGGTTCAGTGTCGTCTTGATGGTAGGCAGGCGCCACGGACAATCGCCAGGCGGTCTTTCAAGGTCAGGCGCGGGCGCGAGAAGAGGTCACCGCGCTGGTGTTGCAGGCGATGGAGTATACGCGCACCGCCGACGACGATTGCACGCAATTCCAGACCCATGCGGCCGCGAAGCCGTCCGCCGAGCGGCGCCCCCGCACGCAGCAGGCGATCGGCGCGCTGATATTGGTGATGCATCAGTTGATGCAATGCCGGGGTACTGTGTCGTGCGGCGATGTCGCTCTCACTGACATGAAAGTGGGCCATTTCGTCCTGAGGCAGGTAGATGCGGCCGCGTTCGGTATAGTCGCTGTGTAAATCCTGGTAGAAATTGATCAGTTGCAGAGCGGTGCAGATGGCGTCTGATTCCGCTAGATTGTCAGGCGTAGCCTGATCGTTCAGGTGTAGCAGCAGGCGACCTACCGGGTTCGCCGAGTGGCGGCAATAGGCCATCACCTCGCCGAAGTCACGATAGCGCGTTTGTTGCACGTCCTGACGAAAGGCGTATAGGAGATCATGAAACAGATCGATGGGTAGCCGATGACGTTGGATGGCGTCGCCGAGGGCAATGTAGACCGGGTCGTCGTCGAGCCGGCCGCCGGATGCTGCCTTCGACAGGGCCGCCGCAACGTGATCCAGACACGCGAGGCGGGTGCTGGCGTCGTCAGTACCTTCGTCGGCGATATCGTCGGCGCGTCGCGCGAAGGCATAGATGGCTGCGACGGGGCGGCGTAATCTAGCCGGTAGCAACCATGAGGCGAC comes from the Acidihalobacter yilgarnensis genome and includes:
- a CDS encoding DUF1059 domain-containing protein; the protein is MKTMTCRQLGGACDQVFRAASFEEVAALSKRHGMEMFRRHDEAHLKAMQQMRALLQQPEAMGRWLEDMKKAFEALPEDSRGT
- a CDS encoding SDR family NAD(P)-dependent oxidoreductase, with the translated sequence MPLDESAIRQYTPRPALLGGRIILITGAGDGIGKALSLACAQLGATVILLGKTVKKLEAVYDAIEATGGPQPAIYPMNLEGATAKDYADLMDNIEGEFGQLHGLVNNAGWVGALTPFKHYDVELWLRVMTVNLHAPFLLTRVCLPLLERADDPAIVFSTHHCQRAYWGAYGIAKAGQKGMLDILAAEYDGDSNHPIRVNGVDTGPVATRERRAHYPGEPPDAHPQPELVIAPYLYFLGPDSQGVSGTDIECQPGRQ
- the hpnE gene encoding hydroxysqualene dehydroxylase HpnE, whose amino-acid sequence is MKRTIIVGAGWAGLSAALALSEAGSPVTLIEAAGHAGGRARNLPGQPLRDNGQHLLIGAYHKTLGLIEKLGIRRTEVFHDSPLDLMLRPTPPRPAIRIRGGGLPGKLHLLQGLIGAAGLDWHQRVILLGAGRLLSAEPRPDITAYEWLLDRGQSPTLIEHLWGPLCLAALNLPAEIASARILQRTLREAFATPATSRLLIPKCPLGALFPEPALRRLEQLGADVRFNTRVTALTATAGRIQGVRLRDGQRIDAAQVILAVAPAAAARLLDDHNETRQTASDLRALDRSPIVTAYLKYEPKMRLEPPMQALLDGTGAWLFDRSIAHEPGVLAAVLSGPGAATSLDRGTLATHITRDIQRHFPHWGSPSDIQIIREQSATFLATPANESLRPKTATLLNGLWLAGDYTATGLPATLEGAVRSGLECSTQIIRSLH
- the hpnD gene encoding presqualene diphosphate synthase HpnD, with the translated sequence MTPDEYCRQKAARSGSSFYYSFLFLGEERRRAITALYAFCREVDDIVDHGLSPEIARTKLSWWREELDRLYAGNPGHPVTRALAEPIRSFDLPQTHLVEIIAGMEMDLEYDAYPSFTELSLYCHRVAGVVGLMAAAIFGYTDHGTERYASDLGLAFQLTNILRDVREDADRGRIYIPLDELKRFNVEPDALRHGRTDERIRDLFAFQAERARGYYQRAFAHLPEADRPAQRSGLIMAAIYRTLLDEIERDGYRVLEHRIRLTPLRKLWIAWRMARRERRRQPGTAVA
- the hpnC gene encoding squalene synthase HpnC, translated to MTSLPLPPETEQAYRDCLAIASRHYENFPVASWLLPARLRRPVAAIYAFARRADDIADEGTDDASTRLACLDHVAAALSKAASGGRLDDDPVYIALGDAIQRHRLPIDLFHDLLYAFRQDVQQTRYRDFGEVMAYCRHSANPVGRLLLHLNDQATPDNLAESDAICTALQLINFYQDLHSDYTERGRIYLPQDEMAHFHVSESDIAARHSTPALHQLMHHQYQRADRLLRAGAPLGGRLRGRMGLELRAIVVGGARILHRLQHQRGDLFSRPRLTLKDRLAIVRGACLPSRRH